DNA sequence from the Halobacterium sp. DL1 genome:
AGCGCGACACACCTCTCGTTCGTCAGCATGCTCGTCGCGACGAACGACGGCATCGTGGGACTCGACACTGTCGAACTCCCGGACGAACTCAACGCCTCAGACACGCACTACGCGAACGGTTACGACGTCGGAACCGAGGAGAACACGGAGTCGTTCGAGGACCTCGTCCCGGAGGCGAGTCTGCTCATCACCGGCGAAGAGTCCGACGGAACCAGCGAGAGCAACCCCGACCTCGCCGAAGACGGCGTCATCCGCCCGCACCCCGGCATCGAAGGCGGCGGCGACCTCGACCCGGCGGTGTACGACTGGCGGGAGCCAACAGCGCTGGTGCAGGTCGAACGCATCGAGACCGACGAGGGGGACGGCGACGGCGACGGTGGCGGTGGCGGAGGCGGAGGCGGAGGCGACGGAGACCTGCAGCGGGTGTTCGAGGCCGACCTCTCTGGCGACAACGAGGTCCCAGCCGTCGACACCGACGCGTCCGGCACCGCGAGGGTGGCAGTGAGCGAGGACGGAGACCAGATCTCCTACCGTTTCCAGGTCCAGAACCTCAGCAACCCGGTTGCCGCCCACATCCACTGCGGCGGCCCCGACGAGAACGGACCGGTCGGCATCACGCTGTACAACGACGGCGTGTTCACGCCCGGGATCGCGGCGCAACCCGACGAGGGCAACGAGTGTGACTGGGAGACCCTCGACGACGCTGTGGCTGCGATGCGCGACGGCGACACGTACGTCAACCTCCACACCGAGCAGAACCCGCAGGGAGAGATCCGGGGGCAGCTCGAGTGAATCGGTGACGTCGGCACTGTGCCCGGTCCCACTTCTTCGGTGTCCTACCCCTCGTAGGCCCGCCAGAGGTAGAGCGAAGCGTACGAACGTACGGGTCGCCAGCGCTCGGCGATGTCCCGCATCTCAGCTCTCGTCGTCTCCGCGCCGTAGAGCGCCTCCATCCCCTTCCTGATGCCCAGGTCGCCGACCGGAAACACGTCCTCGCGACCCAGCGCGAACATGAGGAACATGTCCGCTGTCCACGGGCCGACGCCGGCGATGGACGTGAGTTCGTCGTGGACCGCGTCGTCGGAGAGGTCGGCGAAGAACGCCCGGTCGTAGCCCCGTTCCCGGTACGCCGTGGCAACGTTCTGCACGTAGTCCGCCTTCGCCGCGGAGAGGCCGACGTCCTGGAGGGCGAGGGGGTCCGCCGCCGCGATCACCGCCGGCGTTACCTCGAAGCGGTCGAACAGTCGCTCCTCGATGGCGTCCGCCGACGCGATGGACACCTGCTGACGGAGGATGGAGGTAACGAGGCGCTGGAACGTGTCCTCGACCAGGTCGAGTTCGAGTTCCCCGTGTTCGGCGACGAGCGGGGCCATCTCCGGGTCCGCCCGGAGCAGGTCGTGTGGGTCGGTCATGTAGTCGGCCAGGGCTCCGGTCGCCCTACGTGTTTTGCTCCGCGAGGAGGAACCCCGCGAGCGCGCTGACCCCGCTGTAGGCGGCGGGCGAGACAGCGTTCACGAGGTACGCCCCAGCGAACCGGACCTGGAGCGCCTCGCCGAACGACGCGCCAGCAGCTTGGGCGGAGAGCAGCGGGTAGGTGGCGAAGACGGCAACGCCCGTCCCTACCCCGACGACCACTGCGAGCGCCGTCCCCCGGGACGTCGTTCCGGGAACGCCCATCCGTAGCGCGCCGTACAGTGGCAGACCGAGCAGCACACCGAGTCCCAGCAGAGTCGCGACAAGCGTCTGGAGGAGGAGTTCCGTGAGAGACGCTCCGAGGGCGGTACTGGTGGAGTCGAGCACGAACAGTCGGAGGACCGTGTGCGAGAACCCGACGACGAGTCCGAGGAGGGCCGCGCGACGTCTGGCGTCCATAGACCGGCGTTCTCGAGCGCCCGACAAGTGCGTTGTGTATCGTACTTGACCGTTCCATCCACCGCGCTCGGGCGTCGCTCATCGGTTCCGGGACGGCCCGCAACGCCGTCTCGTTCCCACGCGTGTAAACGCGTGAAACGTTGTCAGCCGGCGAGAGGGAAACCTTCAACCGGTATCCGGCAGCATCTACCTGTATGGACGTAGACGACATCGAGACCGTCGCGGTGCTCGGCGCAGGCAACATGGGCCACGGCATCGCAGAGGTCGCAGCGCTCGCAGGCTTCGACGTGCACCTCCGAGACATCAACGAGGAGTTCGTCCAGAACGGCTACGACCAGATCGAGTGGTCGCTCGGCAAACTCGCCGAGAAGGAACAGATCGGGGAGGAGGATGCCGACGCCGCGCTCGACCGCGTCACGGCCTACGTGGACTTCGAGGAGGCGGTCCAGGACGTCGACTTCGTCGTCGAGGCGGTGCCCGAGAAGATGGAGATCAAGCAGGACGTCTACGAGGAACTCGAGGAGTACGCCCCCGAGGACGCCGTCTTCGCGACGAACACGTCCAGTCTCTCCATCACCGACCTCTCGGAGTTCACCGAGCGCCCCGAGCGGTTCTGCGGAATGCACTTCTTCAACCCGCCAGTGCGGATGCAACTCGTCGAGGTCATCTCCGGCGAACACACCGACGGCGAGGTCCTGGACCTCACCGAGGACCTCGCGGAGGAGATGGGGAAGACGCCCGTTCGCGTGCGCAGAGACTCTCCTGGCTTCATCGTCAACCGGGTGCTCGTCCCGCTGCTGAACGAGGCCGCGTGGCTCGTCCACGAGGACGAGGCGACCATCGCGGAGGTAGACTCCACGACGAAGTACGACATCGGCCTCCCGATGGGCGCATTCGAACTCGCCGACCAGGTCGGCATCGACGTCTCCTACGACGTCCTCGACTACATGCAGGGCGTGCTCGGTGACGCCTACGAGCCGTGCCCCATGCTCGTCGAGAAGGTCGAAGCCGAGGAACTCGGGAAGAAGACCGGCAAGGGATTCTACGACTACGAGAACGGCGGCGCCGACGTGCCGACCGACGAGACACGCGACGACGTGGCTGACCGCCTCACCGCCGTGATGGCCAACGAGGTCGCCAAACTCGTCGGCAACGACGTCGCGGACCCGGCCGAAATCGACGAGGCCGTGATGCTCGGCGCGGGCTACCCCGAGGGCCCCGCGAAGATGGCCGACACCGCTGGCATCGAACACCTCTACGAGACGCTCGCCGACAAGTACGAGGCGAGCGGCGCGGCGCGGTACGAACCCGCCGCCGAACTCGAACGGATGGCCAGTGAGGGCGAGCAGTTCCACGGCGCCGCAGACACCGAAGACGGTGGGTACGCCGGCTTCGACAACGTCAGCGTCACGGTGGACGGCAACGTCGGCCACCTCGAGATCGACCGCCCGCACCGGATGAACACCATCAGCGGCGACCTCCTCGACGAACTCGGGGAGGCAATCGACGCGCTCGGCGAGGACGACGAGGTGCGCACGATTCTCCTCACGGGCGCCGGCGAGAAGGCGTTCTCCGCGGGCGCCGACGTGCAGTCGATGGCGGGCAGCGCCGACCCCATCGACGCCGTCGAACTCTCCCGGAAGGGGCAGCAGACGTTCGGCAAACTCGAGGAGTGTGACGTCCCGGTCGTCGCCGGCATCGACGGCTACTGCCTCGGCGGCGGCATGGAACTCGCGACGTGCGCGGACATGCGCGTCGCTTCCCAGCGCAGCGAACTCGGCCAGCCCGAACACAACCTCGGCCTGCTGCCGGGGTGGGGCGGCACCCAGCGACTCAAGCACATCGTCGGCGAGGGCCGCGCGAAGGAGATCATCTTCACCGCCGAGCGCTACGACCCCGAGACGATGGCGGAGTACGGCTTCGTCAACGAGGTCGTCGAGAACGACGAACTGGCGGACCGCGCGTGGGAACTCGCCCGCGACCTCGCCGCCGGCCCGCCCATCGCTCAGACGTACACGAAGCGCGCGATGCTGGCCGGCCGCGACTCGACGGACGCCGGCCTCGAGACCGAGGCGCAGGCGTTCGGCCAGCTGATGAACACCCAGGACCTGATGGAGGGCATCAGCGCGTTCTCCGCGGACCGCGACCCCGACTTCGAGGGTCACTGACGCGGCCACTGGAGAACGACACGTTTAAACTACTCTCACGGGTACGCTGGACTGTCGCTCGGTTGGTGTAGTCCGGCCAATCATGTTGGCCTTTCGAGCCGACGACCAGGGTTCAAATCCCTGACCGAGCACTTTTCGAACGAAGTGAGAAAATCGCGCAGCGAAGGGATTCGAAGTAGAGAAGTCGCAGCCGTGAGCGTAGCGAGCGGACCGTCTTCGCGTAGTTCAAATCCCTGACCGAGCACTTCTCTAAAACCGAACCGCGTAGCGACTTCTGGGCGGCTACGCACTCGTCTTTCGTAAGCGCCGAGGAGGTCCAAAACTCTCCCCGGGCATGGAACCACGCAGCTACGCCGACCGAACGTTTACCCCGGATGGCGCGCAATCCCGGACCCATGCAGGAGTTCCCGCCGATGCCGCCCGTCGAGTCCGCGCCAGCCTCCCTCTTCGACGGCGGCCACCTCTGGCTCCAGGAGTGGGTAGACGGTGCGCCGCTACGGTTCCGGCTGCTGGAATCCGGGCTGCTCCAGTTCGCCAGCGATGAGGAGAGTCTCGACCCGGAAGACGTGCCGCTGGGCTACCGGCGGGCGGTCCGACACGTCCGGGAAAACTTCGACCGTGACGTGCTCCGGAGCGCGCTCGACGACGTCGAGTCGGCGGTGTTCTTCGGCGTCGCGCCGCGCCGGCAGTCGGTCGACTACGACTGGTCGCGCACGCCGCCGTTCCTCGGTCTGGACGTCTGGACGGCCGACGGCGACCGCCTGCTGCCGCCGGACGCGGTCGAGGCGCTCTACGAGCGTCTCGGTCTACAGCCCGTGAACACCGTCCAGAAGGAACTTCGGGCGACGGATTTCGACCCCGGGGAGTACGAACTTCCGACGTCGAACTGGTACGACGGACCTGCGGCGGGCGTGCTGATTCGGAACAAGACCGGTGACCGCGCGAGGCTCGCGGGTCCCGCGCTCGGCGAGCTCCCGGAGCCGTTCGACGGCGACGCAGCGGCCGCAGCCGAGCAGTTCGTCACGGACGAGCGCGTCGATTCCGCGGCCGAGGTGTTACAGTCCGAGGGACAGCAGGCCGACGTGGACGCGGTGGTCGAACGAGTGGTCGAGGGAGTCGCTCGCGAGGAGTACGCTCGGCTGTTCGGGGAGGACGCGTCCGTCGACCCCGACGCGTTCAGGTCGGCGGTCGCGGCGC
Encoded proteins:
- a CDS encoding 3-hydroxyacyl-CoA dehydrogenase — translated: MDVDDIETVAVLGAGNMGHGIAEVAALAGFDVHLRDINEEFVQNGYDQIEWSLGKLAEKEQIGEEDADAALDRVTAYVDFEEAVQDVDFVVEAVPEKMEIKQDVYEELEEYAPEDAVFATNTSSLSITDLSEFTERPERFCGMHFFNPPVRMQLVEVISGEHTDGEVLDLTEDLAEEMGKTPVRVRRDSPGFIVNRVLVPLLNEAAWLVHEDEATIAEVDSTTKYDIGLPMGAFELADQVGIDVSYDVLDYMQGVLGDAYEPCPMLVEKVEAEELGKKTGKGFYDYENGGADVPTDETRDDVADRLTAVMANEVAKLVGNDVADPAEIDEAVMLGAGYPEGPAKMADTAGIEHLYETLADKYEASGAARYEPAAELERMASEGEQFHGAADTEDGGYAGFDNVSVTVDGNVGHLEIDRPHRMNTISGDLLDELGEAIDALGEDDEVRTILLTGAGEKAFSAGADVQSMAGSADPIDAVELSRKGQQTFGKLEECDVPVVAGIDGYCLGGGMELATCADMRVASQRSELGQPEHNLGLLPGWGGTQRLKHIVGEGRAKEIIFTAERYDPETMAEYGFVNEVVENDELADRAWELARDLAAGPPIAQTYTKRAMLAGRDSTDAGLETEAQAFGQLMNTQDLMEGISAFSADRDPDFEGH
- a CDS encoding 3-methyladenine DNA glycosylase, whose amino-acid sequence is MTDPHDLLRADPEMAPLVAEHGELELDLVEDTFQRLVTSILRQQVSIASADAIEERLFDRFEVTPAVIAAADPLALQDVGLSAAKADYVQNVATAYRERGYDRAFFADLSDDAVHDELTSIAGVGPWTADMFLMFALGREDVFPVGDLGIRKGMEALYGAETTRAEMRDIAERWRPVRSYASLYLWRAYEG